From a single Labrenzia sp. PHM005 genomic region:
- a CDS encoding phytoene desaturase family protein — protein sequence MTDAIIIGSGHNSLVCAAHLATKGWSVAVYEQAAVPGGAIKTAELTLPGFRHDWAAMNLSLFAGSQFSKTYGDVLSSHGLDYVPAQNPFASVFPDGKWFGVSADPVATAERVDDFSPADARAWKEMSASFFSDAEPIFDLLGSPVNKRSIAKLALKTLPKLGINRTLDLARFMMMSPRGWLDETFESNHVKATLAAWGMHLDFAPDIAGGALFPYLEAMAGQAFGMVLGKGGANTVTNALKAMIDANGGTIECGANVTRVLHENGRARGIVLDDGRQVMAKKAVIANVAPRALARLTGETGNKVYDKGLSKFRHAPGTMMIHLAMEDLPDWTAGPELRDFAYVHIAPSMDYMARTYQEAQAGLLPKEPVIVCGQPTTVDPSRAPEGKHVLWLQVRMAPGEIRGDAAGEIAAMNWQDAAEPFAERALDILETYAPGTRAKIIGKHIVSPMDLEADNPNLVGGDQVCGSHHLNQHFLFRPFRGHADGNTPIANLHHTGAAVWPGAGTGAGPGFLLAQKLAGK from the coding sequence GTGACAGACGCAATCATCATCGGATCCGGACACAATTCACTTGTCTGCGCAGCTCATCTGGCGACAAAGGGCTGGAGTGTGGCTGTCTATGAACAAGCTGCAGTACCTGGAGGGGCGATCAAGACCGCTGAATTGACGCTGCCGGGCTTCAGGCACGACTGGGCTGCCATGAACCTGTCTCTGTTTGCAGGTTCTCAATTCTCCAAAACCTATGGAGACGTTCTTTCCAGTCACGGGCTGGACTATGTTCCGGCACAGAATCCGTTCGCAAGCGTCTTTCCGGACGGAAAATGGTTTGGTGTGAGCGCTGACCCGGTGGCGACCGCAGAACGCGTTGACGATTTTTCACCTGCAGACGCCCGAGCCTGGAAAGAAATGAGCGCAAGTTTCTTTTCGGATGCCGAGCCGATATTTGATCTTCTTGGCAGCCCGGTGAACAAGCGCTCTATCGCGAAGTTGGCCTTAAAGACACTGCCGAAACTTGGCATCAACCGCACGCTTGATCTGGCCAGGTTTATGATGATGTCGCCACGCGGCTGGCTTGATGAAACCTTTGAATCAAATCATGTCAAAGCCACTCTAGCCGCTTGGGGCATGCATCTGGATTTTGCACCCGATATCGCCGGAGGTGCCCTATTCCCCTATTTGGAGGCGATGGCCGGACAAGCCTTTGGCATGGTGCTTGGCAAAGGTGGTGCAAATACCGTCACAAACGCGCTGAAAGCCATGATTGATGCAAATGGCGGGACCATAGAATGCGGCGCCAACGTTACTCGCGTATTGCATGAAAATGGGCGGGCACGCGGCATTGTACTGGATGATGGGCGGCAAGTTATGGCCAAAAAGGCTGTAATCGCCAATGTTGCCCCGCGCGCGCTCGCACGGCTTACTGGTGAGACGGGCAACAAGGTCTACGACAAGGGTCTTTCAAAATTCAGGCACGCGCCAGGGACAATGATGATCCATCTGGCGATGGAAGACTTGCCTGATTGGACCGCGGGCCCGGAACTCCGCGATTTCGCTTATGTCCATATCGCACCATCGATGGACTATATGGCGCGGACCTATCAGGAAGCGCAAGCGGGCCTATTGCCAAAGGAACCGGTGATTGTTTGCGGCCAGCCGACGACCGTAGATCCCAGCCGGGCTCCGGAAGGCAAACATGTTCTGTGGCTACAAGTTCGAATGGCGCCAGGCGAGATTCGCGGCGATGCAGCTGGCGAAATTGCAGCCATGAACTGGCAAGACGCCGCCGAGCCATTTGCCGAACGCGCTTTGGACATCTTAGAGACCTATGCGCCGGGTACCCGCGCGAAGATCATTGGCAAGCACATTGTCAGCCCGATGGATCTGGAGGCTGACAATCCAAACCTGGTCGGCGGCGACCAGGTCTGTGGCAGCCACCACCTAAATCAGCATTTTCTATTTCGGCCATTTCGCGGACACGCCGACGGCAATACGCCAATCGCCAACCTGCATCACACGGGAGCAGCCGTCTGGCCGGGAGCTGGAACCGGTGCTGGACCGGGTTTTTTGCTAGCGCAAAAACTGGCTGGAAAATGA
- a CDS encoding cyclase family protein, with protein sequence MSSGKTVENLGAALLSGDVEVVDCSGVLGPETPIIQLPPEFAKPTPKVEINKISEYDSDGPFFAWNWMVLGEHSGTHFDAPHHWITGKDYPDGYTDTLNVQRLVAPVNVIDCSEQSKANPDFLLDAAGVKAWEAEHGEIKAGEWVVMRTDWDSRVDDEAQFLNADETGPHSPGPTVDCIEYLLSKNIVGWGTQCIGTDAGQAGGMEPPYPAHNLLHKNNCFGLASLANLKKVPAKGAILIAAPLKIENGTGSPIRALALVPKG encoded by the coding sequence ATGAGCTCCGGAAAAACAGTAGAAAATCTCGGCGCTGCGCTGCTGTCTGGTGATGTTGAAGTTGTCGATTGCTCAGGTGTTTTGGGACCGGAAACACCGATTATTCAATTGCCGCCCGAGTTTGCCAAACCCACTCCCAAAGTGGAGATCAACAAAATCTCGGAATACGATTCCGACGGTCCGTTCTTTGCGTGGAACTGGATGGTGCTTGGTGAGCATTCCGGAACTCATTTTGACGCTCCTCATCACTGGATTACCGGAAAAGATTATCCGGACGGGTATACCGATACGCTCAATGTTCAGCGTCTGGTGGCTCCGGTAAACGTCATTGACTGCTCTGAACAGTCTAAAGCCAATCCCGACTTTCTACTGGATGCGGCCGGTGTGAAAGCCTGGGAGGCTGAACACGGTGAGATCAAGGCCGGTGAATGGGTGGTGATGCGTACCGATTGGGACAGCCGTGTCGACGATGAAGCTCAGTTCCTCAATGCAGATGAGACGGGGCCTCATTCGCCTGGTCCAACTGTTGATTGCATTGAGTATCTGTTGTCAAAGAACATCGTTGGCTGGGGAACCCAGTGTATCGGCACTGATGCCGGTCAAGCTGGCGGGATGGAGCCTCCTTATCCAGCGCACAATCTATTGCACAAAAACAACTGCTTCGGCCTGGCATCGTTGGCCAACCTCAAAAAGGTACCGGCCAAAGGCGCAATCCTGATTGCAGCCCCACTCAAAATTGAAAACGGCACAGGCAGCCCAATCCGGGCGCTGGCGCTTGTTCCCAAGGGGTAG
- a CDS encoding NAD(P)/FAD-dependent oxidoreductase — MAQPDHIIVGSGINALVAAAMLTASGKKVLVLEQSDRPGGCMRTDEITIPGFHHDVMAATFVLFLTSPAYAALAEDLTRHGFELCHSSYPTAVVRPNGNAVRLTMDRELNRAAFNALHPGDGDVHVADVNSIEQEAPFLFTILGGSLWSWPTARLMAGQAWKRGVRGLVAWIGEALRPARAWLESGYQSPDVQALWSPWVLHTGLTPESTYSAQMGKVIAFALEAAGAPIVKGGAGKAAEAFQALIEEKGGEIRCNTEVDRILVENGRAVGVLTASGEKLLAGDVIASVAPGQLYQRFLREDVPADQNATQEFRHGRGNFQMHFALNKVPNWKSPDLGEVALIHLADSIDSVSKSANEAERGMLPQTPTICVGQPHQLDPTRCPDGKAILWIQVPDAPRFIKGDAAGVIETDGSWNEATREAFADRIEAILAQHIEDFAAIKLARRAYSPADLAEINPNLVGGDPYGGACTIDQFFVWRPFSGSVNNATKISNLYHIGASTHPGPGLGGGSGYNLARKLGA; from the coding sequence ATGGCGCAGCCAGATCACATCATTGTCGGCTCGGGTATCAACGCTCTTGTCGCTGCGGCGATGCTGACAGCTTCCGGAAAAAAAGTTCTTGTGCTTGAACAATCGGACAGGCCGGGCGGGTGTATGCGAACGGATGAAATCACAATTCCGGGATTTCATCATGATGTAATGGCTGCGACATTTGTTTTGTTTCTGACCTCTCCGGCTTATGCAGCGCTTGCAGAAGATTTGACGCGGCATGGTTTTGAACTCTGCCACTCGAGTTATCCAACCGCTGTTGTACGTCCCAATGGCAACGCCGTTCGCCTCACGATGGACCGTGAATTGAACAGAGCCGCCTTCAACGCGCTTCATCCCGGAGATGGTGATGTTCATGTTGCCGATGTAAATTCCATCGAACAAGAAGCGCCGTTTCTATTCACAATTCTGGGCGGGTCTTTGTGGTCCTGGCCAACGGCACGCTTGATGGCCGGACAAGCGTGGAAACGGGGAGTTCGTGGACTTGTCGCCTGGATTGGTGAAGCTTTACGTCCTGCACGCGCATGGTTGGAGAGCGGCTACCAAAGCCCGGACGTTCAAGCCCTTTGGTCACCGTGGGTTCTGCATACTGGCCTGACACCGGAAAGCACGTATTCAGCACAGATGGGCAAGGTGATTGCCTTTGCCCTTGAGGCCGCAGGTGCGCCAATCGTCAAGGGAGGTGCTGGCAAAGCTGCTGAGGCATTTCAGGCTTTGATTGAAGAGAAGGGCGGAGAGATCCGCTGCAATACTGAAGTTGACCGCATTCTCGTTGAAAATGGCCGTGCTGTAGGCGTCCTTACAGCCAGCGGTGAAAAACTCCTGGCAGGCGATGTGATTGCATCTGTTGCGCCCGGTCAGCTCTATCAGCGGTTTTTACGCGAAGACGTGCCGGCAGATCAAAATGCGACTCAGGAATTCCGGCATGGCCGGGGCAATTTTCAAATGCATTTTGCGCTCAATAAAGTTCCCAATTGGAAATCTCCCGATCTTGGGGAAGTTGCCCTGATCCATCTAGCGGATAGTATTGATTCCGTTTCAAAATCGGCAAACGAAGCCGAACGGGGAATGCTGCCCCAAACGCCGACAATTTGTGTCGGCCAACCACATCAGCTAGACCCGACACGCTGTCCTGATGGCAAGGCGATCCTCTGGATACAGGTCCCTGATGCTCCGCGCTTCATCAAAGGTGATGCGGCTGGTGTGATCGAGACCGATGGCTCTTGGAATGAGGCAACGCGGGAGGCTTTTGCGGACCGGATCGAGGCCATCCTTGCACAGCATATTGAGGATTTCGCCGCAATTAAGTTGGCAAGGCGGGCTTATTCGCCAGCGGATCTCGCCGAAATCAATCCCAACCTGGTCGGCGGTGATCCGTATGGCGGGGCTTGCACGATCGATCAGTTCTTTGTCTGGCGCCCCTTTTCCGGGTCCGTCAACAACGCAACGAAAATATCGAACCTCTATCACATTGGAGCTTCCACACATCCTGGGCCCGGGCTTGGTGGAGGGTCAGGTTACAATCTGGCACGGAAGCTGGGGGCCTAA
- a CDS encoding MarR family winged helix-turn-helix transcriptional regulator: MTKTDSDELTATQLTEFAPYLMNRIVHRYNQTAQVAMSERGITTPKMRVLAALASQGDLTVNELTVFAVSEQSTMSRTLDQMEKSGLVVRKTGDQDSRVRHVSITESGLALYRSIWPDMLKAEAELFAGLDKKKKTAFLNTLNQILLNIRVNKF, from the coding sequence ATGACAAAAACCGATAGTGATGAGCTGACTGCCACCCAATTAACTGAATTTGCGCCCTACCTCATGAACAGAATTGTTCACCGCTACAACCAAACTGCTCAGGTAGCGATGAGCGAGCGCGGCATCACCACACCAAAAATGCGCGTGCTGGCGGCTTTGGCATCTCAAGGTGATCTCACAGTCAATGAGCTCACTGTCTTTGCGGTATCCGAGCAGTCCACTATGAGCCGCACGCTTGACCAGATGGAAAAGTCTGGCCTTGTGGTCCGGAAAACCGGCGATCAGGACAGCCGTGTCCGGCACGTCTCGATAACGGAAAGCGGTTTGGCGCTTTACCGGAGTATTTGGCCTGACATGTTGAAAGCGGAGGCGGAGTTGTTTGCCGGGCTGGATAAAAAGAAGAAAACAGCATTTCTCAACACTCTGAACCAGATTTTGCTCAATATCAGGGTGAATAAATTTTAG
- a CDS encoding indolepyruvate ferredoxin oxidoreductase subunit alpha, whose protein sequence is MAERSFAKEVEHLRIGAGQTFRGEGILAITKALLENGVGYVAGYQGSPISHLMDVLADAQDILGELGVHFEASASEATAAATLAASVHYPIRGAVTFKSTVGTNVASDALANLSSGGVTGGALVIVGEDYGEGSSIMQERSHAFAMKSQIWLLDPRPNLPSIVKAVGDGFRLSEACQSPVMLQVRIRSCHMLGEFEAKDNIAPAMTVKDALEAPKRDIDRIVLPPASFLHEQEKVTKRLPAALQFIKDNKLNEMFGPTDRKVGIVCQGGMYNAVVRALQRLGLCNLYGDTDIPLYVLNVTYPLLEDEFLEFAKGKDNVLVVEEGYPEYIEQALRSALNKAGSQTKLHGKGVFPQAGELTATVMLDSISTFLRDTASSLMPSVARAPNAPVLAPSSELAKTVPVRPPSFCVGCPERPIFAATKLVEEELGEHHIASDIGCHLFSINAPFNLGATTMGYGLGPASASAFNDKAADRRSISFLGDGGFWHNGLTSSIGNAVFNDNDGVIVIVDNFYSAATGGQDILSSRANNKTKSTKHPIKDAVEGMGVKWVRQIDRTYDVGTMQATLKEALTTEETGPKVIIASSECMLNRQRREKPLRLKAVADGKRLKRTRFGVDEDVCTGDHACIRLSGCPSLSLKELDDPLRDDPVASIDQNCVGCGNCGEVADAAILCPSFYQADVIENPTWLDHFSKSVRSSVIGWLQRRRDAKRLVSVNGSA, encoded by the coding sequence ATGGCAGAGCGGTCTTTTGCGAAAGAAGTAGAACATCTCAGGATCGGTGCTGGCCAAACCTTTCGCGGTGAGGGCATTCTGGCGATAACAAAAGCCCTGTTAGAAAATGGCGTTGGGTATGTTGCCGGATACCAAGGATCCCCGATCAGTCATCTGATGGACGTGCTTGCTGATGCCCAGGATATTCTGGGTGAGCTCGGCGTGCATTTTGAGGCGAGTGCCTCCGAAGCGACCGCTGCGGCCACCTTGGCGGCCTCGGTTCACTATCCAATTCGCGGCGCCGTCACCTTCAAATCGACAGTTGGAACCAATGTGGCGTCTGACGCCTTAGCAAATCTGTCGTCAGGCGGAGTTACCGGTGGTGCGCTGGTGATTGTCGGGGAAGACTACGGCGAAGGGTCTTCAATCATGCAGGAGCGCAGTCATGCTTTTGCAATGAAAAGTCAAATTTGGCTGCTTGACCCTCGTCCAAATTTGCCATCCATCGTCAAAGCAGTCGGTGATGGCTTCCGGTTGTCGGAAGCGTGCCAAAGCCCCGTGATGCTTCAAGTCAGAATTCGCTCGTGCCATATGTTGGGTGAATTTGAAGCAAAGGACAATATTGCGCCGGCGATGACAGTCAAGGATGCTTTGGAAGCGCCGAAACGCGACATAGACCGGATAGTGTTGCCGCCCGCATCTTTCCTGCATGAACAGGAAAAGGTCACCAAACGGCTACCTGCGGCCCTACAGTTTATCAAGGACAACAAACTCAACGAGATGTTCGGTCCCACCGATCGCAAAGTTGGCATAGTTTGCCAGGGTGGCATGTACAATGCTGTCGTCCGGGCCTTGCAGCGCCTCGGGCTCTGCAATCTTTACGGCGATACCGATATTCCACTTTATGTCCTCAATGTCACCTATCCATTGCTGGAGGACGAGTTTCTGGAATTTGCCAAAGGCAAGGACAACGTTCTGGTCGTTGAGGAGGGATATCCGGAATACATCGAACAGGCGCTAAGATCTGCGTTGAACAAAGCAGGCTCGCAAACGAAATTGCACGGCAAAGGAGTGTTTCCTCAGGCCGGTGAATTAACCGCTACAGTAATGCTCGACAGCATATCGACATTTTTGCGGGATACCGCATCCAGCCTCATGCCGTCGGTTGCGCGAGCCCCCAACGCGCCCGTATTGGCGCCATCTTCTGAGCTTGCAAAAACCGTCCCGGTGCGACCGCCGAGCTTTTGTGTTGGCTGTCCCGAGCGGCCGATATTTGCGGCAACGAAACTGGTTGAAGAGGAACTGGGAGAACATCACATTGCCAGCGACATTGGCTGCCATTTGTTTTCCATCAATGCGCCGTTCAACTTAGGCGCAACGACAATGGGGTATGGACTTGGACCTGCCTCAGCGTCCGCTTTTAACGACAAGGCCGCAGACAGGCGGTCTATCTCCTTTTTGGGGGACGGGGGCTTCTGGCATAACGGGTTAACGTCATCCATCGGCAATGCCGTATTCAATGACAATGATGGCGTGATCGTCATTGTCGACAACTTTTATTCTGCGGCAACTGGTGGTCAGGACATTCTGTCATCTCGTGCGAACAACAAGACGAAGTCGACCAAACATCCCATCAAGGATGCAGTCGAAGGCATGGGTGTGAAGTGGGTTCGACAGATTGATCGCACCTACGATGTCGGCACCATGCAAGCGACATTAAAAGAAGCCCTGACCACTGAAGAAACCGGCCCCAAAGTCATCATCGCGTCTTCGGAATGTATGCTCAACCGGCAGCGCCGCGAGAAACCGCTGCGTCTGAAAGCTGTTGCGGACGGAAAACGCCTCAAACGCACCCGGTTTGGCGTTGATGAAGATGTCTGTACGGGGGATCACGCCTGTATCCGGCTCTCCGGCTGTCCATCACTTTCGTTGAAAGAGTTGGATGACCCGCTGCGGGATGATCCGGTTGCCAGCATTGATCAGAACTGTGTTGGATGTGGAAACTGCGGCGAAGTTGCAGATGCCGCGATCTTGTGCCCCTCGTTTTATCAGGCCGATGTCATAGAAAATCCGACTTGGCTGGACCATTTTTCAAAGTCGGTCCGGTCTTCTGTGATTGGCTGGCTGCAGCGTCGGCGCGATGCCAAACGCCTTGTGTCTGTCAACGGTTCAGCGTGA
- a CDS encoding indolepyruvate oxidoreductase subunit beta family protein, with the protein MADRGQTSADVIKIAVLAVGGQGGGVLTNWISDLATRGGYAVQMTSVAGVAQRTGATIYYVEMAPKTERDPVFALSPSPGDVDVLVAAELMEAGRAVMRGFVTPDRTTLVASTHRILSVAEKQVPGDGRSDSTLVEEEIIKASLLSVCFDMEAIATNAGSMISASLFGGLARSGALPFDNVLFEEVIMASGRGVDQSLAAFRGALTFDENAGRTDDIIEVKRVAGPAKLLEEWNALLNTAEQVAPESRDMAIAGLRKVVDFQDTAYGAAYLQHVLDLQGLDSSDQGFRLTTTGAKYIANAMCYDDIVRVADLKTRASRQDRLLKDQEASRDEIVHVTEYFHPRAQEICGTLPAGLGGWIERSPKVFRMLDGLVNKGRRIRTDGLIGFGLLWFVSSLKPYRRRFLRHCYEQAHLDRLLKAAHDARALDYDLAVEVLSAQRLVKGYSDTHERGQSKFAKVLGALPLLQGRDDAAEWLRRLRDVALKDEDGAALDGALATIASFVQE; encoded by the coding sequence ATGGCGGACCGCGGGCAGACGTCTGCTGATGTTATCAAAATCGCAGTTCTGGCTGTTGGTGGGCAGGGCGGCGGTGTCTTGACCAATTGGATCTCTGATCTTGCCACGCGCGGCGGGTATGCTGTGCAGATGACTTCCGTCGCCGGTGTTGCTCAGCGCACCGGAGCGACCATCTATTACGTTGAAATGGCGCCCAAAACCGAGCGCGATCCTGTGTTTGCTCTGAGCCCCTCTCCGGGGGATGTGGATGTCTTGGTCGCTGCCGAGTTGATGGAAGCCGGAAGAGCTGTGATGCGCGGCTTTGTTACACCTGATCGAACAACATTGGTGGCCTCGACGCACCGGATTCTCTCTGTTGCTGAAAAACAGGTTCCAGGGGACGGACGATCCGACAGCACATTGGTGGAAGAGGAAATCATCAAGGCATCGTTGTTGAGCGTGTGCTTCGACATGGAGGCAATTGCGACCAATGCCGGCAGTATGATATCGGCCAGCTTGTTCGGCGGATTGGCACGTAGTGGCGCATTGCCTTTCGATAATGTTCTCTTTGAAGAGGTGATTATGGCGTCCGGGCGCGGGGTGGATCAAAGCCTTGCAGCTTTCCGCGGTGCTTTGACGTTCGACGAAAACGCAGGACGAACTGACGATATAATTGAAGTTAAGAGGGTGGCAGGACCTGCTAAGCTACTGGAGGAATGGAATGCGCTGCTGAACACAGCTGAGCAGGTTGCACCCGAAAGTCGTGACATGGCGATTGCCGGATTGCGCAAGGTCGTTGATTTTCAAGACACGGCCTACGGCGCTGCGTATCTGCAGCACGTTTTGGATCTGCAAGGATTGGATAGCTCTGACCAAGGTTTCAGGCTCACAACAACCGGCGCCAAATATATCGCAAACGCAATGTGTTATGACGACATTGTGCGTGTGGCGGATTTGAAAACGCGCGCCAGCAGGCAAGACCGCTTGTTAAAGGATCAGGAGGCAAGCCGGGATGAGATCGTCCATGTGACCGAGTATTTTCATCCTCGGGCGCAAGAAATTTGCGGCACTTTGCCGGCCGGTCTGGGTGGCTGGATTGAACGCTCGCCCAAGGTCTTCAGGATGCTCGATGGCTTGGTGAACAAGGGCCGACGGATCAGAACCGATGGTTTGATCGGTTTCGGACTGTTGTGGTTCGTCAGTTCATTGAAACCTTACCGTCGGCGTTTTTTGCGCCATTGCTATGAACAGGCGCATCTTGATCGGCTGTTGAAGGCAGCACATGACGCCAGAGCGTTGGACTATGATCTTGCCGTTGAGGTCTTGTCCGCGCAGCGTCTGGTGAAAGGGTATTCCGACACCCATGAGCGGGGACAGTCAAAGTTTGCCAAGGTACTAGGTGCTCTACCCTTATTGCAGGGCAGAGACGATGCGGCAGAATGGTTGCGGCGCCTGCGGGACGTGGCCTTAAAAGACGAAGATGGCGCCGCTCTTGATGGTGCCTTGGCGACAATTGCCTCGTTCGTACAGGAATGA
- a CDS encoding thioesterase family protein codes for MSKVFTTTRELRFGDCDISGTAYFPAYLNILNGVNEEFWTVIGYPWHEIIWKERWGTPTVHLSCDFSKPSLFGELLTFELRVTRVGRSSVTFEHVISCGEEKRWSSKQVLAASDLDKHTSVTWPEDVRNTLLSYL; via the coding sequence ATGTCCAAAGTATTTACAACCACCAGAGAGTTGCGCTTCGGCGATTGCGACATCTCCGGAACAGCCTATTTCCCCGCCTATCTTAATATTCTTAATGGCGTGAATGAAGAATTCTGGACGGTAATTGGCTACCCGTGGCACGAGATCATCTGGAAAGAACGGTGGGGCACGCCTACCGTTCACCTGAGCTGTGACTTTTCAAAACCCTCGCTATTTGGTGAGTTGCTAACCTTTGAATTGCGGGTGACAAGGGTCGGCCGCTCGTCAGTGACCTTTGAACATGTGATCAGTTGCGGCGAAGAAAAGCGCTGGAGTAGCAAACAGGTACTGGCCGCCAGCGACTTGGACAAACATACGTCCGTCACCTGGCCCGAAGACGTCCGGAACACATTGCTCTCGTATCTTTAG
- a CDS encoding nucleotide sugar dehydrogenase has protein sequence MNVYVGNVERAQKFEPFQFKAIETKEAISVIGLGYVGAVSLACLSKLGHKVVGVDVDKSKVESIAWGHSPIVEKGLSDLLTQGVADKSLSTTTDLDRAIRETDVTFVSVGTPTNEDGGCDTRAIEAVAKSIGKSLRFKADFHVVVLRCSVPPGTTLNIMKPVIEKWSGKLAGEDFGICFNPEFLREGTAVSDFHTPPKTVIGVTDVKTSDIMSKIYAPVDTNPIVTSIEVAELVKYVDNVWHATKVCFANEVGRLCKPMGIDSHAVMDIFVQDTKLNLSPYYLKPGFAFGGSCLPKEVRAVTHLAKELDVDLPLMDALLPSNDEQIDQAVDLIQRTKPKKVAILGVAFKPGTDDLRESPVLELISALQKDGIEVTAYDPAIKPGPHIEKQFDYMRHAAPHLKAVVDALPTYLAETPETALETADTIVIAQNQPKIRSALKSRQKDAVIVDLVRITSTAPVSSCYTGIGWS, from the coding sequence ATGAATGTCTATGTCGGAAACGTCGAACGGGCTCAAAAATTCGAACCGTTTCAGTTCAAAGCGATCGAAACCAAAGAAGCAATCAGCGTTATCGGCCTCGGATATGTCGGTGCCGTTTCCCTCGCCTGCCTGAGCAAGTTGGGTCACAAAGTCGTTGGCGTGGATGTTGATAAATCCAAGGTCGAATCCATCGCATGGGGCCACAGTCCAATCGTTGAAAAAGGTCTTTCTGATCTGCTGACGCAAGGCGTTGCAGACAAATCACTGTCAACGACGACAGATCTGGACAGAGCCATCCGGGAGACCGACGTTACTTTTGTCTCTGTCGGTACTCCGACAAATGAAGATGGTGGATGCGATACAAGGGCGATTGAAGCGGTCGCAAAAAGCATCGGCAAATCGCTGCGTTTCAAGGCCGATTTTCATGTGGTTGTTCTTCGGTGTTCGGTCCCACCCGGCACAACACTGAACATCATGAAGCCGGTTATCGAGAAATGGTCCGGCAAACTGGCTGGAGAGGACTTTGGCATCTGCTTCAATCCGGAATTCTTGCGCGAAGGTACAGCGGTCTCAGATTTCCATACGCCGCCCAAAACGGTCATCGGCGTCACTGATGTCAAAACATCCGACATTATGTCAAAGATCTATGCGCCTGTTGACACCAACCCGATTGTTACTTCCATCGAAGTGGCTGAACTGGTGAAGTATGTCGACAACGTCTGGCACGCCACCAAGGTCTGTTTTGCCAATGAAGTTGGCCGTCTTTGCAAGCCGATGGGAATCGACAGTCATGCAGTTATGGACATCTTCGTCCAGGATACCAAACTCAACCTGTCCCCTTACTACCTGAAGCCAGGCTTTGCCTTTGGCGGGTCTTGCCTCCCAAAGGAAGTTCGTGCGGTGACCCATCTCGCCAAAGAGCTGGACGTCGATCTTCCTTTGATGGATGCCCTGCTGCCTTCGAATGACGAACAGATCGATCAGGCGGTAGATCTCATCCAGCGCACGAAGCCAAAGAAGGTCGCAATCTTAGGTGTTGCCTTCAAACCTGGAACCGACGACCTGCGCGAAAGTCCGGTCCTGGAACTGATTTCCGCACTTCAAAAGGACGGCATTGAAGTCACCGCCTATGACCCGGCAATCAAACCTGGACCGCATATCGAAAAACAATTCGATTACATGCGCCATGCGGCCCCGCATTTGAAAGCCGTTGTAGATGCACTGCCCACCTATTTGGCGGAAACACCGGAAACGGCTTTAGAAACGGCAGATACGATCGTAATCGCTCAAAACCAACCAAAGATAAGGAGTGCCCTAAAATCCAGGCAGAAAGACGCAGTGATAGTGGACTTGGTCCGTATCACGTCAACCGCTCCTGTGTCGTCCTGCTACACCGGCATTGGCTGGTCATAA
- a CDS encoding NUDIX hydrolase, which yields MGSLLSKGLPLDHWAVLNTERVFDAGKRIQVSRQKVRLPDSRVVDDYYQVELPSFATIYAVNEANQVLLLKQYKHGVGDVCLTLPGGQIEKGEDPEFSARREMLEETGYGGGRWYTGPTLVLHGNQRIARAHVFVARHVIKLNEPSSGDLEDTTLTTMSPSEVRTAIQTGMMPVTSHVATAGIADIILNQ from the coding sequence ATGGGCTCTCTTTTGTCCAAGGGTTTACCCCTGGATCACTGGGCTGTCCTAAACACCGAAAGGGTGTTTGACGCTGGCAAACGCATTCAAGTCAGCAGACAAAAGGTCCGCTTGCCGGACAGCCGGGTGGTCGATGACTATTATCAGGTGGAATTGCCGTCATTTGCCACAATCTATGCCGTCAACGAAGCCAATCAGGTGCTTCTGCTCAAACAGTATAAACACGGCGTAGGCGATGTTTGTCTGACCCTTCCCGGTGGCCAGATAGAAAAGGGAGAGGATCCAGAATTCTCGGCGCGCCGTGAGATGCTGGAAGAAACAGGTTACGGCGGCGGCCGGTGGTACACTGGGCCGACGCTGGTTCTTCATGGAAACCAGAGAATTGCCCGTGCGCATGTTTTTGTCGCGCGTCACGTCATCAAACTTAATGAGCCTTCTTCAGGTGACCTTGAAGACACGACGTTGACGACGATGTCGCCATCTGAGGTTCGAACCGCAATCCAGACCGGAATGATGCCGGTCACATCACATGTTGCGACAGCCGGGATCGCGGACATAATCCTCAATCAGTGA